One window of the Daphnia pulex isolate KAP4 chromosome 8, ASM2113471v1 genome contains the following:
- the LOC124200063 gene encoding uncharacterized protein LOC124200063, with product MIEYNALRDAICYGREGQSKDSLNAMVGTLIDYFILPQEQAEYSLSGRACRSIPNSKPKKPFPVSTIDAMTNFILPRWKTWHNNDLSKEQIKAAITAKLVNSHSKTKKKNLKGQQQNVEDDIFGGEANNNGLLDNNQQIEENDSA from the exons ATGATCGAGTACAATGCTCTGCGTGATGCAATTTGTTACGGGAGAGAAGGTCAATCGAAGGATTCGCTCAATGCAATGGTGGGAActttaattgattattttatccTGCCCCAAGAGCAAGCTGAATACTCTCTCAGTGGTCGTGCATGCCGTTCAATCCCGAACAGTAAGCCAAAGAAGCCGTTCCCGGTCTCTACCATAGATGCTATGACCA ATTTCATTCTTCCGAGATGGAAGACATGGCACAACAATGATCTTTCCAAGGAACAAATTAAGGCCGCCATAACCGCAAAGCTTGTGAATAGCCActcaaaaacaaagaagaagaatttaaaagGGCAGCAGCAAAACGTTGAAGATGACATATTTGGTGGTGAAGCTAATAACAATGGATTGCTTGATAACAACCagcaaatagaagaaaatgacTCAGCCTAA
- the LOC124200062 gene encoding uncharacterized protein LOC124200062 — MVRLRTSTPPLSTDAFRLLRKTVMPSDSSTSSSSESDSSASRRSRRSRRERRPAQDRPDRSRSPRRGSRAPDEAEQERLERERRERSRERLERIVEEDRLRREQSEERRAQQNQPRDGQPADGQQPGDEQPGDRQPVQPPGQESKQFKFTVARKRMKVFRNWMTTSLSAPEARNLRDSFIPSFPNSGFDLVCPQVDSSFSRRFKDIKTPEMSKAEATERSLKAEQYKILDVARPLLFLREKIAESADLRDSPLAEAADTALRLWGHTFHNVTTSRRENLLKVSDPKFLSLLKEPHRFKPRECASLFGRHFIKNMVKEATDDQTLRSISSSHSSSSRPRAGSSGYRGTSSRSHRGGNFGQGGYSNGYNGGSSGTFNRSRGNHSIRGRGFGSNQHKR, encoded by the exons ATGGTCCGCCTCAGGACCTCAACGCCCCCTTTATCCACAGACGCTTTTCGGCTCTTACGCAAAACGGTCATGCCGTCAGATAGTTCAACTTCGTCATCTTCGGAAAGTGATTCTTCAGCCTCTCGCCGTTCTCGTCGTTCAAGACGGGAGCGTCGTCCAGCCCAAGATCGGCCGGATCGTTCTCGCAGCCCACGTCGCGGATCTCGAGCTCCAGACGAGGCAGAACAGGAGAGGTTGGAGCGTGAACGGAGGGAACGGTCTAGAGAAAGGTTGGAGCGAATCGTGGAAGAAGATCGTTTAAGGAGAGAGCAGTCAGAAGAACGGCGAGCTCAACAAAATCAGCCAAGAGATGGACAACCGGCAGATGGGCAGCAGCCAGGAGATGAGCAGCCAGGAGATAGGCAGCCAGTTCAGCCGCCGGGTCAAGAATCGAAGCAGTTCAAATTCACGGTGGCCAGGAAGAGAATGAAGGTCTTCAGGAACTGGATGACAACCTCTTTAAGCGCGCCGGAAGCCAGAAATCTTCGTGATAGTTTCATTCCGAGTTTCCCTAACTCTGGTTTTGATTTAGTTTGTCCCCAGGtagactcttctttttctcgccgCTTCAAAGACATTAAAACTCCAGAGATGTCCAAGGCGGAGGCTACGGAAAGGTCCCTGAAAGCTGAACAGTACAAAATTTTGGATGTAGCGCGTCCGCTTTTATTCCTGAGAGAAAAAATTGCGGAATCCGCAGATTTGAGAGATTCTCCATTGGCAGAAGCAGCAGATACGGCCCTGCGTCTCTGGGGCCACACGTTTCACAATGTGACTACCAGCCGACGGGAAAATTTGCTGAAAGTTTCGGATCCGAAATTTCTCTCCTTGTTGAAGGAGCCCCACCGTTTCAAGCCGCGGGAGTGCGCTTCGCTTTTTGGTCGACACTTCATCAAGAACATGGTGAAGGAGGCAACAGACGACCAAACTCTTAGAAGCATTAGTAGCAGCCATAGCTCGTCATCAAGGCCTAGAGCGGGCAGCAGCGGTTATCGTGGCACCTCATCAAGATCTCATCGTGGAGGAAATTTCGGTCAAGGAGGCTATAGCAACGGCTATAACGGCGGCTCATCCGGCACCTTTAACAGGAGCAGAGGAAACCACTCAATCAG AGGAAGAGGATTTGGCAGTAACCAGCATAAAAGGTGA